In Dryocola sp. LX212, the genomic stretch AGCTTAGCGATCGCGCGGGCACGCACTACGCCACCGATGTCCGGAGAAACCACGATTGGGTTTTCCAGGCCAATCTGCAGCATATCTTCCAGCAGGATTGGGCTACCGAAGACGTTGTCTACCGGCACATCGAAGAAGCCCTGAATCTGTTCTGCGTGCAGGTCCACGGTAAGAACACGGTCAACCCCAACACTTGAAAGGAAGTCAGCTACTACCTTTGCCGTGATTGGCACACGAGCAGAACGCACGCGGCGGTCCTGACGAGCGTAACCAAAGTAAGGGATAACAGCGGTGATACGACCTGCAGAGGCGCGGCGCAGGGCGTCGACCATAACAACGAGTTCCATCAGGTTGTCATTGGTGGGAGCACAGGTGGACTGGATGATGAAAATATCACCACCGCGTACATTTTCGTTGATTTGTACGCTTACTTCACCGTCGCTAAAACGACCGACGGCGGCGTCACCAAGAGAGGTGTACAGGCGGTTGGCAATACGTTGTGCTAGTTCCGGGGTGGCGTTACCAGCAAAAAGCTTCATATCAGGCACGAGAAAACCTCAGGCATGCGTCCAGTGGCGGATGGATGCTACCGCAACGATGCGGCAGGTAAGGGTGGGGCAACACCCATCCAGGCGGTGTATAAAGAGCTTGATGCAACGTCTGAAACGAGGTGACGTTGTCACCAATACTCAGCTTGCCCGGATATGGCCTGGTGCAGCGGGGAGAGATTGACGCCTCGCGCAACAAACCCGTGCAGCCATTCCGGGGCTTGCTCAAGCACCTGGCGGGCTGCGGACTCGGTGTTAAATTCAGCAAACACACAAGCGCCGGTGCCAGTCAGGCGCGACGGCGCGTATTCTAACAGCCAGGAAAGCAGCTCATCAACCTTACGAAATCGTTTTCTTGCGATAAGCTCACAATCATTACTAAATTCACATTTTAGTAACGTTTCGACGGAGCGTCTCGGGGTGTTTCTCGGCAGCTCAGGATCTTTAAAGATAACGGGGGTCGGAATGCTTACGCCGGGGTGGGCCACCAGATACCATTTTTCTTCGGGATTAACGGGGGTCAGCTTCTCCCCGACGCCCTCAGCAAAGGCTGCGTGACCCCGCACAAACACCGGGACGTCCGCCCCAAGCGAGATGCCCAGCTCAGCAAGCTGGTCTTCGCTCAAACCGGTTTGCCACAAATAGTTAAGCGCCACCAGAACCGTCGCCGCATTGGAAGACCCTCCACCCAGTCCTCCGCCCATCGGCAGGCGTTTTACAACACCTAAATCAGCGCCGGCCCCGTCGGGCAGCGCGCCCAGACGAAAGGCTTCCTTTTGTAACAGACGGGCTGCGCGGACGATCAGATTCTCTTTGTCCGGAACGCCTTCTATCTGCGTCAGCAGGTTTATTACCCCGTCGCTACGCGGCTCGATGAGAATGGTGTCGCCATAATCAAGAAACTGAAACAGCGTCTGCAAATTATGGTAGCCGTCTTCACGACAGCCGGTGATATACAGGAAAAGATTCAGTTTTGCCGGGGACGGCCAGCGGGTCTGCATTATTTAACGGTCCAGTTATCCATTTTCAGCTTGATGCGCTGGTCGCCTTCGCGCAGTTCCATATTCGACGGCAGGGACGGCTGTACTTTATCGTCGTAGTCTTTATAAACCACTTTCCAGGTTTTGCCGTCCTGAGTGTAGTTGACTTCGCTCAGGCGATACTGGCTGTCCAGCTTATAGTCTGTCGCTTCGCCCGGCAGGCCAAGCATCCACTGGCGCAGGCTGTTAAGCGGGATTGGCATCCCGGTCAGCTTGCCAATCATCTCTTCGGCGTCGTCGGCAACGTAATGCTTGCCGTTGCGGTCGGTTAACTGTACCTCGCCCGGTTTGGCATTCAGCTCAAGCTCGGTGCTGCCTAATGGGTTGGTCAGCAGCAGGCGGTATCTGTCCGCCGCGGCTTGCTGCCAGTTAAAGCGCGCGTAAACTTTTTGGCTATCAGAAAGATAGGCGAAAGCGCCGCGGGTCTGATACTGGGTGATTTTTTGCACTTGTTGCTGGTGTTGTAACCACTGCGGCGAATCCGGGCTTTTGCCAGGACCGGTAGGTTGGTTGAGCGCGCACCCCGCCAGAACCAGGCTTGCGAGGGGCAGAAGGCGCATCAGACGGGCTTTTGGCATTAACATAGCGCAATGAATCCTTATAAATCGTTATTGTAGTTAACCGTTCATGCTAGCGGCGCACAGCCGGGGCGTCTATGGTCATGTTATCCTAAATCAAAAAATGGCCTGCTAGCCGCAAGGGATGGCTCTCTTTTATTGAGGGGGCGCATCCTGTATGATGCGCGCAGAAATCCTTATCAACATCGGTATTACTCAGACCGCTCAATGACCCTGTTAGCGCTAGGCATCAACCACAAAACTGCTCCCGTATCGCTGCGAGAACGCGTCACGTTTTCGCCGGACACGCTCGACCAGGCATTAGGTAGCCTGCTTGAACAGCCGAGCGTACAGGGCGGCGTCGTGCTGTCTACCTGTAACCGGACCGAGCTTTACCTGAGCGTTGAAGAGCAGGATAACCTCCACGAACAGCTGGTGCGCTGGCTTTGTGATTACCACAGCCTCAACGAAGAGGAAGTGCGTAAAAGCTTGTACTGGCACCACGATAATCACGCCGTCAGCCATCTGATGCGCGTGGCCAGCGGGCTGGATTCGCTGGTGCTAGGCGAGCCGCAAATCTTAGGCCAGGTGAAAAAGGCGTTTGCCGATTCACAAAAAGGCCACTCGCTCTCCAGCGAGCTGGAACGTATGTTCCAGAAATCCTTTTCCGTTGCTAAACGCGTGCGTACCGAAACCGAAATCGGTGCCAGCGCCGTATCCGTAGCGTTTGCAGCCTGTACGCTGGCCCGCCAAATCTTCGAATCGCTCTCAACGGTTACCGTGCTGCTGGTCGGCGCGGGCGAAACTATTGAGCTGGTTGCCCGGCATCTGCGCGAGCACAACGTGAAGAAGATGGTTATCGCTAACCGTACCCGTGAGCGGGCACAGCTGCTTGCCGATGAAGTGGGGGCAGAAGTCATCAGCCTGAGCGATATCGACGAACGCCTGCGCGACGCCGACATCATCATCAGTTCCACCGCCAGCCCGCTGCCGATCATCGGTAAAGGCATGGTTGAACGCGCCCTGAAAGCGCGGCGTAACCAGCCGATGCTGCTGGTGGATATCGCTGTGCCGCGCGACGTGGAGCCGGAGGTAGGCAAGCTTGCCAACGCCTATCTGTACAGCGTTGACGACCTGCAGGCGATTATTCAGAGCAACCTTGCCCAGCGCAAAGCCGCGGCGGTGGAAGCGGAAACTATCGTCGAGCAGGAATGCAGTGAATTTATGGCCTGGCTGCGCGCACAGAGCGCAACCGAGACCATCCGCGATTACCGCAGCCAGGCGGAGCTGATTCGCGACGATCTGGCCGGCAAGGCGCTTGCCGCGCTCTCTCAGGGTGCCGACGCCGAAGCCGTACTTCAGGATCTGGCATGGAAGTTAACCAATCGCCTGATCCACGCACCAACCAAATCACTTGCGCAGGCTGCCCGTGACGGGGATGACGAACGCCTGCAGATCCTTCGTAACAGCCTCGGGCTGGATTAGCACAACAACTCTTATTACAAGGTGATACACCGCCCATGAAGCCTTCTATTGTTGCCAAACTGGAAGCCTTGCAGGAGCGCCATGAAGAAGTTCAGGCCCTGCTCGGAGACGCAACCACCATCGCCGATCAGGACCGCTTTCGCGCGCTTTCCCGTGAATACGCTCAGCTGAGCGATGTCTCGCGTTGTTTCCTGCAATGGCGCCAGGTGCAGGAAGATATTGAAACCGCACAGAGCATGCTCGACGACCCGGAAATGCGCGAAATGGCGCAGGAAGAGCTCAACGAGGCGAAAAGTGCCAGCGAAGAGTTAGAGCAGCAGTTGCAGGTCCTGCTGCTGCCAAAAGATCCGGATGACGAACGTAACGCGTTCGTGGAAGTTCGCGCCGGGACCGGCGGTGACGAAGCCGCGCTGTTCGCCGGTGATTTATTCCGCATGTACAGCCGCTACGCGGAATCCCGCCGCTGGAAGGTGGAAATCATGAGCGCCAACGAAGGTGAGCACGGCGGCTATAAAGAAGTGATCGCTAAGATCAGCGGCGAGGGCGTTTACGGCCGCCTGAAGTTTGAGTCCGGCGGCCATCGCGTACAGCGCGTTCCGGCCACGGAATCGCAGGGGCGTATTCATACCTCCGCCTGTACCGTTGCCGTGATGCCGGAAATCCCGGAAGCAGAGCTGCCGGATATCAACCCGGGCGATCTGCGAATCGATACCTTCCGCTCTTCGGGCGCGGGCGGTCAGCACGTTAACACCACCGACTCCGCTATCCGTATTACCCACCTGCCGACCGGCATCGTGGTTGAATGCCAGGACGAACGTTCCCAGCATAAAAACAAAGCGAAGGCGCTCTCCGTGCTCGGCTCGCGTATCCGCGCGGCGGAAATGGCCAAACGTCAGCAGGAAGAGGCGTCCACGCGCCGTAACCTGCTGGGCAGCGGCGACCGTTCCGACCGCAACCGCACCTACAACTTCCCGCAGGGCCGCGTGACCGATCACCGCATCAACGTTACGCTCTACCGCCTGGACGAAGTGATGGAAGGGAAAATCGACGGGCTGATTGAGCCTATCGTGCAGGAATACCAGGCCGACCAGCTGGCGGCGCTCTCCGAGCAGGATTAATGGATTTTCAGCACTGGCTTAACCAGGCTATAGCCCAGCTTACTGAAAGTGAAAGTCCGCGCCGCGACGCGGAGATTTTGCTGGGATTCATCACTGGAAAAGCCCGCACGTTCATTCTGGCCTTTGGTGAGACGGTGCTTACGACAGCGCAGGAACAGCAGCTCGATGAACTGCTGTCACGTCGTGTACGAGGCGAGCCTGTCGCGCATCTGGTAGGGGAGCGAGAGTTCTGGTCGCTGCCCCTGCGAGTTTCCCCCGTCACGCTTATTCCCCGCCCGGATACCGAATGTCTGGTTGAGCAGGCCCTGGCCCGCATGCCCGTTGAGCCTTGTGCCGTGCTCGATCTCGGTACGGGGACGGGGGCGATTGCCCTTGCTCTCGCCAGCGAACGCCCTGACTGTTCCGTTACCGCAATGGATCTCATTCCCGAAGCCGTTGAGCTTGCTCGCGAGAATGCCGATCGTCTTGGCATTACCAATATCAGGGTCTTGCAAAGCGACTGGTTTAGTGTGCTCAATGGCCAGCGTTTTTCGATTATTGTCAGCAATCCGCCCTATATCGACCGCGAAGATCCGCATCTTGCGCAGGGCGATGTGCGTTTTGAGCCGCTCAGCGCGCTGGTTGCCGATAATCACGGGCTAGCGGATTTACACACGCTGATTACGTCGTCCCGACAGCATCTTGAACCCGGTGGCTGGCTGCTGCTGGAGCATGGCTGGCAGCAGGCGCAGCAGGTACGGCAACTGTTCCATGCCGCGGGTTTCGCTGAGGTTGAGACCTGTCAGGACTACGGCGGCAACGACCGCCTGACACTGGGACGCTATTTTTAAGATAAGGAACGCTTTTGATGGCAACTTACTTTGCGCTCAAGCATTTGCATATTTTAACGGTCATCATTTCGGTGAGCCTGTTTGTACTACGCTACTGGTGGCAGTACCGCGAAAGCCCGATGTCCGGCAGGCGCTGGGTGCGCATCGTGCCGCATATCAACGACACTCTATTGTTGGGCAGCGGTATCGCACTGGTGATGGTGACGCACTTTTATCCGTTCACCCCACAGGGGGCGTGGCTGACTGAGAAACTGTTTGGCGTTATCATTTACATCGCTTTGGGTTTTATCGTGCTGGGCCGACGCCCGCGCAGCCAGCAGTTACGGTGGATTGCCTTCCTGCTGGCCCTGGTGGTGCTCTACATCATCGTTAAACTCGCCACCACAAAAATACCGTTATTGGGGTTTGTATGAGTCCGTTAGCCGATTTTGAATTCAATCAGGCGCCGTTATGTGAAGGTATGATTTTAGTTTCGCAGGTAATTCGTGATGATTTTCCCGTTGCGGAAGTGCGTGCGCAGCTGGATCAGCTGGTCCGCCAGGCCCGTGAAGATATCTGTGAGGCAGATGATGCGGACCTCCAGCTGGAGAAGCTGCTGGAGCTGTTTTATGGCGAATGGGGTTTCAAAGATGCGGGCGGCGTTTACCGTCTTTCAGACGTGCTGTGGCTCGATCAGGTCTTAAAGAACCGTCGCGGCAGCGCGGTTTCGCTGGGAGCCATTCTGCTGTGGATCGCCGAAAGCCTGGATATCCCGTTGATGCCGGTTATCTTCCCGACGCAGCTGATTCTGCGCGGCGACTGGCTGGACGGCGAAATGTGGCTGATCAACCCGTTCAACGGCGATACCCTGGACGAGCATACGCTGGAAGTATGGCTGAAGGGCAACATCAGCCCGGGCGCGGAGCTGTTTGAAGAAGACCTCGATGAGTCCGACAATGCCGAGGTGATCCGAAAGCTGCTAGACACGCTGAAATCCGCCCTGATGGAAGAGCGGCAGATGGAGCTGGCGCTTCGTGCAAGTGAAGCCCTGCTGCAGTTCAACCCGGAAGATCCGTACGAAATCCGGGATCGCGGCCTGATTTACGCGCAGCTCGACTGCGAACATGTGGCGCTCAGCGATCTCAGCTATTTCGTTGAGCAGTGCCCTGAAGACCCGGTCAGCGAAATGATCAAGGCACAAATTAACTCGATTTCGCATAAGCAGATTACCCTGCACTGATGCTAAGTTTTTACATGTTTCCCAACAAGGCGAGATAAAGATGGAACAAAAAGTGGTTAAGATTGGCGATATCAAGGTCGCAAACGACCTGCCATTTGTGCTGTTCGGCGGCATGAACGTGCTGGAGTCGCGGGATCTTGCGATGCGCATCTGCGAGCACTACGTGACCGTGACCCAGAAACTGGGTATCCCTTACGTGTTCAAAGCCTCGTTCGATAAAGCAAACCGTTCATCCATTCACTCTTACCGTGGCCCGGGCCTGGAAGAGGGAATGAAGATTTTCCAGGAGCTGAAGCAAACCTTCGGCGTTAAAATCATTACTGACGTGCACGAAGCAAGTCAGGCGCAGCCTGTGGCTGACGTGGTAGACGTTATCCAGCTGCCGGCGTTCCTGGCTCGCCAGACTGACCTGGTCGAAGCCATGGCGAAAACCGGCGCGGTCATTAACGTGAAGAAACCGCAGTTCGTAAGCCCGGGCCAGATGGGCAACATCGTCGATAAATTCGAGGAGGGCGGCAACGACCAGATTATTCTCTGCGATCGTGGCGCTAACTTCGGTTACGACAACCTGGTCGTCGACATGCTGGGCTTCAGCGTAATGAAGCAGGTTTCTAAAGGTTCCCCGGTTATCTTCGACGTTACCCACGCGCTGCAGTGCCGTGACCCGTTTGGCGCGGCGTCCAGCGGTCGTCGAGCTCAGGTTACCGAGCTGGCGCGCGCGGGTATGGCAACGGGCCTGGCAGGTTTGTTCATCGAAGCGCATCCGGACCCGGACAACGCCCGCTGCGACGGCCCATCCGCGCTGCCACTGGCGAAGCTCGAGCCGTTCCTCAAGCAGATCAAAGCGATTGACGATCTGGTGAAAGGCTTCGAGCCGCTGGATACCAGCCACTAAATTGCTTTCGTTGGTGGATGACGCTGACGCTTATCCACCCTACAGACTTTCGTAGGTCTGATAAGCGGAGCGTCATCCGACAATGCCAAAGTAAAAAAGCCCTTATCTCGCGATAAGGGCTTTTTTATGTCCGGGGCAAAATCAGGCAAATATCGTCATCAGATAAGCAGCGAACAGCGCAAGATGAGCCGTACCGTTGAGGACGTTGGTGCGCCCCGTCGAAAACGAGATCTGGCACAGCACCAGCGAGGTCAGCATCACCACGACTTCCGGTTTGCCGAGACCAAAGATCAGGTCGTTCCCCGTCAGCATTGCGATCAGCGTTACCGCCGGCACCGTCAGGGAAATCGTGGCCAGCACCGAGCCGAAGAACAGATTCATTGCGCGTTGTACCTGATTGTTCAGGACCGCCCGCAGGGCGCCCAGACCTTCCGGGGAGAGGATCAGCAGCGCGACCAGGAAGCCGGTGAACTGCGCCGGAGCATTGAGCGTACCCAACAGCGATTCCAGCGGGCCTGCGTTCATCTTGGTGACGGCGATAACCGCAACCAGATGCACAATCAGCCAGGAGGAATGCCAGGTGCTGCTGTGCGCCGACGGTTTGCCGTGTTGCGGGTCATCGTCGTCGGCCTCATCTTCATGCTCGTAGACAAACAGGCTCTGGTGCGTTTTGGTCTGGATAAGCAGAAACACGCCGTACATGGCCGCAGAGATAGCCGCCACCATCAGCGCTTGTCCGGTACTGAAATTGCCTTCCGGCAGGGCTGTCGGGAACACCAGCACAATCACCGCCAACGGGAACAGCGCTATCAGGTATTGTTTGATGCCGAAGAGATTCATGTACTGGGTTGCGAATTTTCGACCGCCCAGCAGCAGGGAGAAACCCACCAGGCCACCGGTAACAATCATAATGATGGAGTAGAGCGTGTCGCGCATCAGCGTCGGTGCGGCATCGCCCGTTGCCATTAAGGCGGAAATTAAGCTGACTTCAAGGATAACGACGGAAAGGCTAAGAATTAAGGAGCCGTAAGGTTCTCCCAGGCGGTGGGCCAGCACATCGGCATGGCGGACGACGCTAAAGGCGCTGCTTAAAATACCTACCAGCGCAAGAATATTGATGCCTATCACCACTGGCAACGACTGGCCGGACCCCCACACTGCCAGTACGGCCAGCGCCAGAATCGGGAAAATGAGAGAACTCTCCTTATGGCGGGTTTTAACCGCCTCGTGTGCTGTTTTAGTCATTCTGCTACTCCATTTACGCAGGTGTTATGCAATTTCTTCATTATAGTCATAGTTTTTGACGGTATAACCATAGCAAAAAACCGCAACAATTCGGAAAAGTTTACCTAGTTTTACGGGTTTAGCATGTTAATCATCTGAATTGGGTATAAGTAATACTTATTTAATAATAACCATTTTAAAACATGATGATAAAAGTTGTCACTTACAGAAATTCTCCAAAAGCTGGCGTCCTGGTCTCGTCTGTTTCAGACTTAAGTATTACCCAAACAGGAGACGAACCTATGCCATACAAAAGCAAAAGTGACCTTCCGGACAGCGTGCAAAACGTGCTGCCTGCCCATGCGCAGGCTATTTATAAAGAGGCGTTTAACAGCGCCTGGGACGAATACAAAGATAAAGAAGACCGTAAGGGTGACGCCAGCCGCGAAGAGACGGCCCACAAAGTCGCCTGGGCCGCCGTGAAGTATCAGTATGAAAAGGGCGACGACGAGAAATGGCACAGGAAAAAGTAGCGCTGCATAATTGAATGTTTTTGCTTCACTTTCCCCACCCCCTCCCACAGCCTGGCAGGTTTTGATGACATTTTTATTATTTTGTGATCGTCATCAAACTTGCCAGCGACTCGCTAATTGCATATCGTCAATAAAATACTGCTTTATAAGTGAGCAGTAAATAAAGCCGGGAAGGCGTATCTGACGTAGTCACAGGGAAGTATGCGGTGGTGGAGGTGTAGGGTGTTAACGCGTGATTTCTTAATGAAAGCGGATTGTAAAACGGCTTTCGGTTCCATAGAGGAATCGCTGCTGTGGACCCCGGAGCAGCGCTTGGCATCCCTTGCCGCAACGCTTGCCTGTCGTCCAGACCAGAGCCCGGTATGGATTTTTGGCTACGGCTCCTTAATGTGGAACCCGGCGTTCGAATTCGAAGAGTCAGCGCCCGGCACGCTGGTCGGCTGGCATCGCGCCTTCTGCCTGCGCCTGACGGTCGGGCGAGGCACCGTCTGCCAGCCGGGTAGAATGCTGGCGCTGAAAGAGGGGGGCCGAACCACCGGCCTGGCGTATCGTCTACCGGAAGCGATTCTGGAAGAAGAGCTGACGCTGGTCTGGAAACGTGAAATGATCACCGGCTGCTATCTGCCGACCTGGTGCCGGCTGGTGCTGGACGATGGCCGCACCGTCAACGCGCTGGTATTTATTATGGATCCCCGTCACCCGCTGTATGAAGCCGATACCCGCGCCCAAATCATCGCCCCGCTTATCGCCGCCGCCAGCGGCCCGCTGGGCACCAACGCCCAGTATCTTTTCTCCCTTGAACAGGAGCTTAAAAATCGCGGCATGCACGACGACTGCATGGATGAACTGGTCAATCAGGTTCGCGACTGGCTCCGGAAACCGGAGCAGGAAGGCGGCAGCTTTGAGTCGGGATTTGCCGCCACCTGAGTTAAAAGGTCAAAACTTTATCGGCCTGCAGCGTCCAATCGGCCAGCTCCACCAGCGTGCCGATAGCCACGCCGTCCGCCAGCGGGAGGCTGGTGATGCCCCGCCCGTCGGCGCAGGTTTTACACAATTTCACCGGCACGTTCTGCGCGGTAAGGATCTCCAGCATCTGCTGGATGTTATACCCCTCGGCGGGCCTCTGGCCCCGCAGGCCGGCGGTGACGGCATCGGACATTAAAAACAACTTAAGCTCGGGTGCCTGCGGCTGGTCGCACAGGGCAATAGCCAGCCGCAGGCTGTTGAACAAAGACTCGCTGCCGTAGGCGGCCCCGTTGGCGATAATCACAATTTTCTGCATTTCTCTCTCCTTTTCTCCTTAAGGCACGACTTTTGCTTCGCTAAAGGATATCAGCGGCAAAGATCCTTCAGGAGCGTTTATGAATCCCACTGCCCACGACTTTCTGCTTGTTGCTAAGGCACGGGAGCGCGCACAGCTCCAGGATCTGCTGCAAATAGGGCAGCTTACCGGGCGGATCGCGAAGCTGGTCCATATGCTACAGCGTGAACGCGGAGCCTCCAATATCTGGCTGTGTTCTGGGGGACGTCAGTTTGGCGAAGTACGTCTCGTTTATGCGCGGGAAGTTGACCAGCAAATTGCCTGCTTTCAGCAGAGCCTGCTGCAGCCGGAATATCTTCCCGGCAGCGGGCTGGTCGCCAGCCTCGCCTGCGCGCTGTACTCGCTTGAGCAGCTTGCGGCGCTGCGCGAGCGAATCGCCAGCCGGCAAATTGACCCTTTCGACGCCATGGAGCAGTTCAACACCACGCTGAGGCATTTACTGTGCATCGTCCCGCAAACCAGCAACGTGGTGGACGAACCGGGCGTGGCGCAGGCGCTGGCCACCTTATTCAGCTTTATGCAGGGCAAGGAGCTTGCAGGGCAGGAGAGGGCAATTGGCGCGCTCGGCCTCATCCGGGGCGAATTTGACGAATCGCTGCGCCAGCAGCTGGTGGACAGAATCGACGGCCAGCAGCACTGTTTTGACACCTTCTACAGCATGGCGGACGAGCCGCTGCGCGAACGGTATCGTCGCTGCGCCGAACCCTGCCGGGAAATGGAGCAGCTCAGGCGACAGGCCTGCACGAGGCTTAACCGCGCAGAGGATGCGTCAGCGCTTGTTTCACGCTGGTTCACGCTGCTGACAGCCCGCATTGATGCGCTGAGGGACATAGAAGAAATGCTAATCCACAACGTTCTGGCTCAGGCACAGCGCGCGCTGGGGCAGGCGCTTAAA encodes the following:
- a CDS encoding gamma-glutamylcyclotransferase, with the translated sequence MLTRDFLMKADCKTAFGSIEESLLWTPEQRLASLAATLACRPDQSPVWIFGYGSLMWNPAFEFEESAPGTLVGWHRAFCLRLTVGRGTVCQPGRMLALKEGGRTTGLAYRLPEAILEEELTLVWKREMITGCYLPTWCRLVLDDGRTVNALVFIMDPRHPLYEADTRAQIIAPLIAAASGPLGTNAQYLFSLEQELKNRGMHDDCMDELVNQVRDWLRKPEQEGGSFESGFAAT
- the chaA gene encoding sodium-potassium/proton antiporter ChaA; this encodes MTKTAHEAVKTRHKESSLIFPILALAVLAVWGSGQSLPVVIGINILALVGILSSAFSVVRHADVLAHRLGEPYGSLILSLSVVILEVSLISALMATGDAAPTLMRDTLYSIIMIVTGGLVGFSLLLGGRKFATQYMNLFGIKQYLIALFPLAVIVLVFPTALPEGNFSTGQALMVAAISAAMYGVFLLIQTKTHQSLFVYEHEDEADDDDPQHGKPSAHSSTWHSSWLIVHLVAVIAVTKMNAGPLESLLGTLNAPAQFTGFLVALLILSPEGLGALRAVLNNQVQRAMNLFFGSVLATISLTVPAVTLIAMLTGNDLIFGLGKPEVVVMLTSLVLCQISFSTGRTNVLNGTAHLALFAAYLMTIFA
- the kdsA gene encoding 3-deoxy-8-phosphooctulonate synthase — protein: MEQKVVKIGDIKVANDLPFVLFGGMNVLESRDLAMRICEHYVTVTQKLGIPYVFKASFDKANRSSIHSYRGPGLEEGMKIFQELKQTFGVKIITDVHEASQAQPVADVVDVIQLPAFLARQTDLVEAMAKTGAVINVKKPQFVSPGQMGNIVDKFEEGGNDQIILCDRGANFGYDNLVVDMLGFSVMKQVSKGSPVIFDVTHALQCRDPFGAASSGRRAQVTELARAGMATGLAGLFIEAHPDPDNARCDGPSALPLAKLEPFLKQIKAIDDLVKGFEPLDTSH
- a CDS encoding SirB2 family protein, which gives rise to MATYFALKHLHILTVIISVSLFVLRYWWQYRESPMSGRRWVRIVPHINDTLLLGSGIALVMVTHFYPFTPQGAWLTEKLFGVIIYIALGFIVLGRRPRSQQLRWIAFLLALVVLYIIVKLATTKIPLLGFV
- the prfA gene encoding peptide chain release factor 1; translated protein: MKPSIVAKLEALQERHEEVQALLGDATTIADQDRFRALSREYAQLSDVSRCFLQWRQVQEDIETAQSMLDDPEMREMAQEELNEAKSASEELEQQLQVLLLPKDPDDERNAFVEVRAGTGGDEAALFAGDLFRMYSRYAESRRWKVEIMSANEGEHGGYKEVIAKISGEGVYGRLKFESGGHRVQRVPATESQGRIHTSACTVAVMPEIPEAELPDINPGDLRIDTFRSSGAGGQHVNTTDSAIRITHLPTGIVVECQDERSQHKNKAKALSVLGSRIRAAEMAKRQQEEASTRRNLLGSGDRSDRNRTYNFPQGRVTDHRINVTLYRLDEVMEGKIDGLIEPIVQEYQADQLAALSEQD
- the prmC gene encoding peptide chain release factor N(5)-glutamine methyltransferase, which produces MDFQHWLNQAIAQLTESESPRRDAEILLGFITGKARTFILAFGETVLTTAQEQQLDELLSRRVRGEPVAHLVGEREFWSLPLRVSPVTLIPRPDTECLVEQALARMPVEPCAVLDLGTGTGAIALALASERPDCSVTAMDLIPEAVELARENADRLGITNIRVLQSDWFSVLNGQRFSIIVSNPPYIDREDPHLAQGDVRFEPLSALVADNHGLADLHTLITSSRQHLEPGGWLLLEHGWQQAQQVRQLFHAAGFAEVETCQDYGGNDRLTLGRYF
- the lolB gene encoding lipoprotein insertase outer membrane protein LolB — protein: MLMPKARLMRLLPLASLVLAGCALNQPTGPGKSPDSPQWLQHQQQVQKITQYQTRGAFAYLSDSQKVYARFNWQQAAADRYRLLLTNPLGSTELELNAKPGEVQLTDRNGKHYVADDAEEMIGKLTGMPIPLNSLRQWMLGLPGEATDYKLDSQYRLSEVNYTQDGKTWKVVYKDYDDKVQPSLPSNMELREGDQRIKLKMDNWTVK
- the sirB1 gene encoding invasion regulator SirB1, which translates into the protein MSPLADFEFNQAPLCEGMILVSQVIRDDFPVAEVRAQLDQLVRQAREDICEADDADLQLEKLLELFYGEWGFKDAGGVYRLSDVLWLDQVLKNRRGSAVSLGAILLWIAESLDIPLMPVIFPTQLILRGDWLDGEMWLINPFNGDTLDEHTLEVWLKGNISPGAELFEEDLDESDNAEVIRKLLDTLKSALMEERQMELALRASEALLQFNPEDPYEIRDRGLIYAQLDCEHVALSDLSYFVEQCPEDPVSEMIKAQINSISHKQITLH
- a CDS encoding DsrE/DsrF/TusD sulfur relay family protein, whose amino-acid sequence is MQKIVIIANGAAYGSESLFNSLRLAIALCDQPQAPELKLFLMSDAVTAGLRGQRPAEGYNIQQMLEILTAQNVPVKLCKTCADGRGITSLPLADGVAIGTLVELADWTLQADKVLTF
- the prs gene encoding ribose-phosphate diphosphokinase, with the protein product MPDMKLFAGNATPELAQRIANRLYTSLGDAAVGRFSDGEVSVQINENVRGGDIFIIQSTCAPTNDNLMELVVMVDALRRASAGRITAVIPYFGYARQDRRVRSARVPITAKVVADFLSSVGVDRVLTVDLHAEQIQGFFDVPVDNVFGSPILLEDMLQIGLENPIVVSPDIGGVVRARAIAKLLNDTDMAIIDKRRPRANVSQVMHIIGDVSGRDCVLVDDMIDTGGTLCKAAEALKERGAKRVFAYATHPIFSGNAVHNLRNSVIDEVIVCDTIPLSDEIKALPNVRTLTLSGMLAEAIRRISNEESISAMFEH
- the hemA gene encoding glutamyl-tRNA reductase, whose protein sequence is MTLLALGINHKTAPVSLRERVTFSPDTLDQALGSLLEQPSVQGGVVLSTCNRTELYLSVEEQDNLHEQLVRWLCDYHSLNEEEVRKSLYWHHDNHAVSHLMRVASGLDSLVLGEPQILGQVKKAFADSQKGHSLSSELERMFQKSFSVAKRVRTETEIGASAVSVAFAACTLARQIFESLSTVTVLLVGAGETIELVARHLREHNVKKMVIANRTRERAQLLADEVGAEVISLSDIDERLRDADIIISSTASPLPIIGKGMVERALKARRNQPMLLVDIAVPRDVEPEVGKLANAYLYSVDDLQAIIQSNLAQRKAAAVEAETIVEQECSEFMAWLRAQSATETIRDYRSQAELIRDDLAGKALAALSQGADAEAVLQDLAWKLTNRLIHAPTKSLAQAARDGDDERLQILRNSLGLD
- the chaB gene encoding putative cation transport regulator ChaB; protein product: MPYKSKSDLPDSVQNVLPAHAQAIYKEAFNSAWDEYKDKEDRKGDASREETAHKVAWAAVKYQYEKGDDEKWHRKK
- the ispE gene encoding 4-(cytidine 5'-diphospho)-2-C-methyl-D-erythritol kinase; amino-acid sequence: MQTRWPSPAKLNLFLYITGCREDGYHNLQTLFQFLDYGDTILIEPRSDGVINLLTQIEGVPDKENLIVRAARLLQKEAFRLGALPDGAGADLGVVKRLPMGGGLGGGSSNAATVLVALNYLWQTGLSEDQLAELGISLGADVPVFVRGHAAFAEGVGEKLTPVNPEEKWYLVAHPGVSIPTPVIFKDPELPRNTPRRSVETLLKCEFSNDCELIARKRFRKVDELLSWLLEYAPSRLTGTGACVFAEFNTESAARQVLEQAPEWLHGFVARGVNLSPLHQAISGQAEYW